The sequence below is a genomic window from Bacteroidota bacterium.
AAAGAAAAAAAAATAAAAAAAATTTACTGGCCAAGTTCTATTGCTGTATTTGGACCCTCAACCCCAAAAGAAAACGTTCCTCAGTATTCGATAATGGAACCGGCAACTGTTTACGGCATCAGCAAACTGGCAGGAGAAAGATGGTGCGAATATTATTTTAAGAAATACGGAGTTGACGTTAGAAGTTTGCGCTATCCCGGTTTGATTAGTTATAAATCTCCTCCCGGTGGCGGAACAACCGATTATGCGGTGGACATTTTTTACCAAGCAACACTTAAGGGAAGGTACGAATGCTTTCTGTCTGAAAATAGTTACCTGCCTATGATGTATATGCCAGATGCCATTCGGGCTGCCATTGAACTTATGGAAACTGATTCATCAAATGTTGAAGTCCGCTCTTCTTATAATATTTCCGCAATGAGTTTTTCTCCAAAGGAAATCGCATCAGAAATTAAAAAACATTTTCCTGAATTCTCTATCGGCTATACTCCTGATTTCCGCCAGAAGATTGCTGACTCATGGCCTAAAAGTATTGATGATTCGAAGGCAAGAAATGATTGGAAATGGTCTCATAAATATTCACTAAACGAAACCGTAAAAGATATGCTGGAAAATTTATCAGTTTCAATATCCAAAAAATAATATTCTTATCTTGAAAATTCGCTTAAAATAAGCGATAAAACAACCTAGCTTATCGTCAAAAACCCAACACTCGTCTAAAAGTCATGTTTAACCCTTGTATGAACCCAAATATTGATGTACATTTACCTATAGAACATAAAGAAAATTTTATGAAGCAATTTCTACTCCTGATTTTCACCTGCCAGGTTGCTCTCGCCCAATCTGTAAATAGCGACACGCTTAACCAGATTGATCCTTCTACAGGATTTAAGCAGGGTTATTGGATTGTATATAATAGCGTAAAAAAATTGCCCGCCTATCCAGCTGAAGCTAAAGTTGAAGAAGGAAAATTTACTGACAGTAAAAAAATAGGTATCTGGAAAATGTACTTTCCAAGCGGAATACTTAAAAGTGAAATCACATATACAGATAATCGACCGAAAGGATATGCGAAAATGTATTATGAGAGCGGAAAACTTCAGGAAGAAGGAAATTGGGAAAACAATAGGTGGGTTGGAGATTACAAGTCATACTATGATAATGGACAAACATTTTATAATTTCAAATATACTAACACAGGCAAACGCGAAGGAAAGCAGGAATATTTTTATGATAATGGGCAAGTAATGATGACAGGGGAAATGAAAGACGGCAAAGAAGCTGGTATATGGGAAGAGCATTATGAAAACGGAGACTTAAGAGCAAAAAAATCATTTAATGATGGCACTTTGGATGCTGAGAATACTGAAGTGTATGCACCAAAACAACCTCTTCCTCCCAAGAAAGAAGAAGTTTCAAAAGAACCGCCTAAAATTGCTGATGCTAATACTGAAAAACCAAACGCAGCACAAAAACCATTTGATGGTAATGGATACTCAAAACTCTTCTTTACAGGAGGAAGAATTTCTAAAGATGGGGAGTTTAAAAATTATCGCCTGATTGACGGAAAAGATTATGTATACAATACAGATGGAATTCTAGAACGCATTGCAGTTTATAAGGCAGGAAAATATGTTGGCGATGCGCCCATAGAAGAAAAAGATAAGTAAAGGTCAGCCCTAAACCTAACTTTGATTCTCAGATTAGTCCCGGCAAGAAATTATCGGGACTAATTTTTTTATCTACTTTCGTCTGCAATTATGGCACTTCAGCAAATAGAAATATACAACACGCTTACACGCAAGAAGGAAAAATTCACTCCTCTTAATCCGCCATTTGTCGGAATGTACGTTTGTGGACCGACCGTTTATGATTATGTGCACCTGGGAAATTGCCGAACATTCATGTCTTTCGATTTAATTTATCGTTACCTGGTTTATTCAGGATATAAAGTACGTTATGTGCGCAACATCACCGATGCAGGGCATTTAGAAGGCGACCGTGATGAGGGCGGTGATAAGTTTACCAAGATGGCAAAACTTGAACAGGTTGAGCCAATGGAAATCGTACAGAAATACACACTCGGATTTCATGAAGTGATGAGGTTGTTTAACACACGTTCGCCAAGCATTGAACCAACTGCGACTGGACATATTTCTGAGCAGATTGAAATGACAAAACAAATTATTGAATCAGGATTAGGATATGAATCGAATGGAACAGTTTATTTCGATGTAGAAAAATATTCTACGAAAAATAATTATGGAGCTCTTTCAAACAGAAAACAGGAAGAATTGCTGGAAGGCACACGTGAGCTTGGAGGACAGGATGAAAAAAAAGGACGGCTTGATTTCGCACTCTGGATAAAAGCAAAACCCGAACACATCATGCGATGGCCATCACCGTGGGGTTGGGGTTTTCCGGGATGGCATATTGAATGTTCAGCGATGAGCGCAAAATATTTAGGAACTACTTTCGATATTCACGGAGGAGGAATGGATCTTATAGCCACACATCACACCAATGAAATTGCTCAGTCGCAGGCATGCAATCATTGCGAACCCGTGAAATACTGGATGCACACGAATATGTTAACTGTAAATGGAGTTCGAATGTCAAAGTCAGCTGGCAATGGATTTTTACCAATGGAACTTTTTACTGGCAATCATCGGCTTCTCACAAGAGGGTATTCTCCTATGACCGTTCGCTTTTTCATGCTGCAAACACATTATCGAAGTACGCTTGATTTTTCCAATGAAGCATTGCAGGCATCTGAAAAGGGTTTTGATAAACTGATGAATGCAATCAAAACTCTTGACACACTGAAACCATCAGATAAATCTACATCTGATATAAAAGCGCTTCAGACAAAATGTTACGAAGCAATGAACGATGATTTTAATTCTCCTATTCTTATTGCGAATTTATTTGAAGGAGTAAGGATTATTAATTCAGTAAATGACGGCAAAGAAGAAATTTCAAAATCTGATTTGGAATTACTTAAGAAAATTTTTAATGAATTTGTTTTTGATGTGATGGGATTACAGCAGGAACAAAGCTCAACAAATAATGACGAACTGACAAAAAACCTGATGGGTCTAATCGTTGAAATACGAAACGAAGCAAAAGCAAAAAAAGATTTCCAAACATCTGACAAACTGCGTGACGGGCTTGCCAAAAGCAAAATCATCATCAAGGATACTAAGTACGGCACTACATGGGAAAAAGAAAAATAATTTCCGTGAAACAAATTATCCGCTTTACTGCTTACTTATTATTTCTTACTTCTTGTTTCTTTTCGGCTTGTTCAGGAGATACAACTATTGACGACAACAATCACACGGATGCGAATAATAATACTTCTGTTTTTCCTCCCGCTCCGATATTTAATGAAGATTCTGCTTATGCTTTTGTGAAAGAACAAGTAGATTTTGGTCCTCGTGTTCCCGGAACTGCTTCTCATGCAAAATGCGCTGAATATCTAGTTTCAAAACTAAAATCTTACGGATTGGAAACTCAAATCCAAAACGGAAACATTACAACATATGACGGGAAAAAATTCAACCTGAAAAATATTATCGCGTCTTACAAACCTGAAATTACAAATCGTATTTTACTTCTTTCTCACTGGGATACGCGCCCGTTTGCTGACCAGGATTCGATAAATAAAGATAAACCCGCAGACGGTGCTGATGATGGTGCAAGCGGTGTGGGTGTGCTTTTGGAAATCGCACACCAATTCAGTATTTCAAAACCCGATGTGGGAATTGATATTCTGCTGGACGATTTGGAAGATTATGGAAAAGAAAATGACAATGGAGAAAATACCTGGGCGCTCGGTACACAGTATTGGACGAAAAACCCTCATAAGATCGGGTATAAAGCTGAATATGGAATTCTGCTTGATATGGTTGGTGCAAAGAATGCAACATTTCCGAGAGAAGGACTTTCACGCGAATCTGCACCCTATGTTGTAAAAAAAATCTGGAACAAAGCATCACGCCTTAACTACTTAAAATATTTTGTCTTTGACGATATCCATGAGATCACCGATGACCACACTTATATTATTTCTGGTGCGAATATTCCATGCGTAGATATTGTGAACTGGGATTTTAATATTGGAAATTTTCCCTATTACCATCACCGCCACAGCGACAACATGAACATCATTGACAAAGGCACTTTGAAAGCGGTGGGGCAAACTGTTCTGGAAGTTTTGTGGGAGGAGCAAAAACCAAAACCCTGATTACTTCATAATTTCCCTGAGAGTTTCATCCGCCTGTTTCTGATATTTACTTTTGGAATTATTCTGAAGCGGTATCAGATTCATGCGCGCGTTCTTCGTATCATTATTTTTAATGTAGGCAAGCGATGAATACCACTGCGCGTCCTCATAGTATTTGCTGTTTTTGTTTGCAAGGATTTTGTTGAGATTCACAAGCGCTTTGTCCGTCTGACCTAAACTCATATAAGAAACCGCAGAATAAAACAATGCTTTCTCATCATTCGGATTTTGTTTGAGCGTTTGCTCAAAATCGTTTACGGCACCACCGTAATCCTGTTTGTCATATTTAATCATTGCACTGTCAATAGCAATTAGTCCATCTGCACTCAGAATTGTTCCGAATGTTCCACCTACTGCGACAGAATCAAGTTTTCCGTTTATTTCTGCTCCAACTTCTGTTTTTGTGGCTTTTGTTTGGGATTGTGTTTCAGGCATGGGAGCCGAAGTAGAAGTTTTCATATCATAATAACCGCTTGAAATTTTTTTCTTTGGCGATTTATCTTCTTTGCCTTTGCCTCCGGATTTTTCTTCTTTTGTTTTCTTTCCTGATTCATACGCAAGCACATCTCCTTGCCCTTCTTGAGCGCGGTTCACAGCATTGGCGTCATTGCGTTCGCGGTCATCCATTGTTTTTTTATTGTCCTGCATAAGCGCACTTGATTTATCCTGAACAGGCTGATTAGCAGAAACCGATGAAGCTCCCGTTGCTGTTACAACTTCAGTGTTGACCGTTGTTGACTGCGGTTTTTTTGTTTCATCCGCTTTCTTGTCTTTTTCCTTCAGCGATTCAAATTCATTTTGATTTTTTGAGACTTCTTTACTTAAAAGAATGGTTTGGTCTTTTTCATCTTTAACTCCGTCTTCATCACGCGTTTGAACAGTAACTTCCGATTTGGTTGTGACATTTCCCTTAGGAGTTGTTTCTGCTTCTTTATAGCGCCAGTAATTTTTGTCTTCTTTTTCCTCGCTTTTCTTCGCAACAATCCCCTTACGAAGTTGGTCTGCATTTTGCACAGGAACATCTTCCATCTTGTTTTCCGCCAAGCCCAAATGTTTTTCTTCAGCAATATCTTTTCCTGATTTTGCTCCTTCAACAGATGAAAAGGATGGAGATTCCGCAGGCAACGATTTCTTTTGTGCTTCCTCTAGCGAAATATTGTTCAGCGGAGTTGGGTCCTGCGCAGTAGTAACTGGATTTTTAGAATCGGGTTCTGATTGTTCTTTTCCGGTTGTTGCCTCGTTGTCCAAATCTGCAGGAGGAGGTGAAAATTTTTCTGCAAACATTTTTTCTGCTTCTGCATTATCCATTTCCTTCATGGACACATTGCTCTTGAAAAACCAAACGAGCCCGACAACCAGTAAGATGGAAGCCGCAACAGCCAGTTGAGTGCGGTATTGCCGGAGGAAAATTATTTTCACTTCTTTCTTTTCTTCCTTCGCGTCAATTCGTGTCTGAATTTTCTGATTGAGTTCCGAAGTGATATTAGAAATCTTTTTTTTATCATAAATCATTTGCCATCCTTCCACAGCATCTGAGCACATTTCGCAGTCAATCAAATGCTTTTCCACCTCGTGTTTTTCGGCAGAAGAAAGTTTATCAGAAATATACTTCGTAAGCATTTCTTCTGAAAGACAATCTGTGTGTGCGAATATGTTAGTTCCCTCTTTCACTTTTTATTTTTTTGCCAATTGCCTACTGATTTTGTCGTCATAAGAATTTTCAAGTTCCGTTTTCCGTTCTGTATATAACTCTTCACTTCTTTCATCGTATATCCGGTCATCTTCGCCACTTCTTCATATGATTTCTCCTGCAAATAAAAGAGTTCTATGCATATCTTTTGTCCTTCTTTCAATTCTTTAATGGCAGATTCCATCAAAGTAAGTTGTTTTTCTTTGTCTTCCCCGTTATGATGCAAACTGGATGTTAATTCCACAGGCACCCCGTCATCATTCCCGAAAGAAGTTTCATCATCCGAATGATTATCGCCAAAATCTCCGGTCAAATGCCTCGGCAGTTCAACATGAATTTTTTTACTTCGGAAATACATAAGGCAGTGATTCTTTGCCACCATGTAAAGCCAGCCCTTGAAATTTTCTACCTTATGCCTGTGCAAATCAGTCAGAATCTTTTCAAAGATCTGCATGACACCGTCCTTCGCCTCATCCTCATCTTTTAAATATTTCATACACACGCCAAACACCAGATGCGTGTAACGCTGAAACAATTCGCCCACAATCGCATTGTCGCGTGAATCCCGAAATTTCTGAACGAGTTCGGAATCAGAGCAGTCCTTTATATTATATGAAGAAGCCAACGGTGAATAATTCTTATGTAAATATCCAAAAAATTCCCTCTTGTTTATGGAATGCTCAAAAACCGTGCATCATGCTGTTAAATAAACCGAAATCAACTAAAAAATCTATAACAATGAAAACAAATCACACATCATCAAAATTTTCCCGAGGTGGAAAATTTTTCACAGCAATCGGAGTTTCTTCCGTAATGATTGCATTAATGAGTTGGATGGCTCCAACCAGCTACCAGCCCACGGTTGAGAACGAATTCATCAAGGCGCTGAAGAAAAAATCAACTGAGGCGAATTCAAAAATGCCAGAAGAGCGCGTGTATCTTCAGTTCGACAAGCCGTTTTATAATCCTGGAGAAACCATTTGGTTTTCTGCGTATCTGCGCAACGGACAGAATCTAAAAGCAAGTTCGCAGAGCGATATTCTGAATGTGGAATTCATTAATCCGAAAGGAAGCGTAGAAAAAACCATTCGCCTTATTGCGAAGAACGGAAAAGCGAGCGGAGATTTTTCTTTGGGTGAAGAATCGCCAGGCGGATTATATAAAGTGAAGGCGTACACCAACTGGCAGAAAAATGATTCTTCTTTCTTTGAAAAAGAATTAACTGTTCAGGATGTTGTATTGCCTGCCATGAAAATGAAATTGGATTTTGACCGCAAGGCGTTTGGTGCGGGCGATGAAGTATCAGCAAAAATTAAAATTGAGACCAACGAGAACAAACCGCTATCTTCTTATAAAATAAAATATGTGGCACAGATTGGCGGTGAAAAAATTGTGGAAGAAGCCACCATCACCGATTATATAGGAGAAAAACATGTGAAGTTCACACTTCCTGCGAAATTAAAAACGAATGACGGACTTCTCAATATTATGATTGATTATCAGGGACAGACCGAATCCATTTCCCGTTCTATTCCCATTGTGCTTGGAAAAATAAATTTCTCTCTCTTCCCTGAAGGCGGAGATTTAATTCGCGGAATAGAAAGCAAAGTTGCTTTCCGTGCGCTGAATGAATTTGGAAAACCTGCTGATGTGGAAGGAATTGTATTGAACAGCAAAGGAAAAAAAGTTGCTGATTTCTCAAGTTTTCATAATGGAATGGGCGCATTTGAAATTACTCCCGCGCTCGGAGAAAAATATACCGCAAAGATTACAAGTCCTGTTGGAATCACCGAACAATATGAATTACCTGAACCATTAATCAGAGGTTATGTGTTGTCTGTTGAAAATGCTAACGCAAACGAAATGCTTCTGAACATCAGCACCACCGAAACCGAAGAGCTTTCTTTGGTTGGACAAGTTCGTGGAAAAATTTGTTACGCTACTGCTATTAATGCGAAAGCAGGACAAAATGAAATTCTTATTCCAGCCAGCGTTTTCCCTATGGGAGTTGCACAATTCACACTGTTTGATTCAAAAGGAATTGAGCGCGCTGAGCGTTTGGCGTTCGTGAATAAAAATAATCAGCTGAGTGTTTCTATTTCTACGGACAAAGAAAAATATCTTCCACGCGAAAAAGTGAACATGACCATTATGGTGAAAGATGAACGCGGAATGCCTATGCCCGCTAATCTTTCTCTCAGTGTTGCAAATGATCAGTTGCTTGCTTTCGCAGATGACAAACAAGGAAATATTCTTTCCAAACTTCTTTTGGAATACGACATCAAAGATAAAATTGAAGAACCGAATTTTTATTTTGATGCGAAGGAACCTAAATCAGACAAAGCGCTTGACTATGTGATGATGACCAGCGGATGGAGAAGATTTACCTGGGAAAAAGTTATGGCGGATGAATTGCCTGCCATTACTTACACCGCAGAAAAAGCAATCGTATCCGGAACTGTGCTGGACGCTTACACAGGAAAACCCATTGCAAATGCGAAGTTGAAAATCAGCGCTGACGGTTCAACTGTTGAAACAGATGAGAACGGAAAATTCACAGTGAAAAAAATGGATCTGACAGAAGCTAAAAATCTTTTCGTGAACGCAAGCGGTTACAATCAACAGCAATTCAATGTTTATGATTACAACCAGAATCTTGCGTACTATCTCTATCCTAATTACAACAATAATTATTACGGTACTACTTCAACAACCACTAAATCTAAAAGTGGCGGATGGTGGGCAGTTCCGCAAAGCGCGCCAGCCGGAGGAGCAGGGAACAAACATTTAGAAGTTCAGGAAGATATGATGATGGTTGCAAATGAAATGCAGTTAGGTGCAATTGATATAGCAGAAAAAGCGCCACAAAAAGGCGAGCATTTGAAAAAAGATAAAGCACCTGTTGCTGATAAATCAAAAGTAAAGGACGAAGAAGGAAAGAAAAATCAAAACAATGAAGTAGTGGCTAAGATCGAAAAAGAAAAGAAAGGAAAGATTGCTATGGATGACGCACGCGATCAAAAATTCCGCGCGAACGATGGAGATTTTGAAAACAATAGAAAAGTTGTAGCGCAGAATGCCGTGGTGTATTACCGCGCAAAGCAATTCTCAGCGCCTGTTTACAAGCAGGAAGAATATCCAGAACAAAGAACAGATTTCCGCTCTACGATTTACTGGAACCCAAATGTTCAGGTGGATAATTCAGGAAAAGCGGAAGTATCCTTTTACAATTCTGATGACATTACATCATTCAAAACAACTGTTGAAGGAATCGGAAATGACGGAAGCATCGGCAGAACTGAAAAAACTTTCTTCACACAAATGCCTTTCTCCATGACAACAAAAATTCCTACAGAGGTGGTAACAGAAGATGTGATTTCCATTCCTCTTACGCTGAAAAATAATACTTCGGCTTCTGTAACAGGATTGCTGAACATTACCGCACCAAAAGGTTTGGAGTTAATCACAAACATTACACAATTGCAAACACTTCAGGCAGGAAAAGCAAAAACAATTTATTTGGAATACAGAGTGAAAGAAGAAATTTCAGAGGGAAATTTTGAAATCGCTTTCAAAGCGTGTGGAATGAAAGATGCGTTCGCACAAAATCTGAAAGTGATTCCGAAAGGATTTCCGGTCACTGCTTCTTTCTCTGGCGACAAAGGCGAATCAGAATATGAAGTGGATTTGAGAAATGTGGTGAAAGGTTCCATTAAAGTAAAACTGACTGCGTTTCCTTCCGTTGTAAGTGATTTGCTTACAGGCGTGGATGGAATTCTTCGCGAACCGGGTGGATGTTTTGAGCAGACTTCGATGAGCAGTTATCCGAATGCAATGGTGATGGATTATCTGAAAACATCTGACACAAAAGATGAAAAACTTCTTGCCTACGCAGGAGGAATGCTGGACAGAGGTTACAAACGCCTCACCACTTTTGAAACTTCGCAGAAAGGTTATGAGTGGTTCGGACAAGCGCCAGGACATCAAGGTCTGACCGCATACGGACTCATGCAGTTCAACGATCTGAAAAAAGTTTACGAGGGCGTTGACCAGAAAATGATTGACCGCACTGCTGATTGGATTCTCTCGCAGAAAGACGGCAAAGGCGGGTTCAAGCGTGGTGGAAATGCGTATCACAATTTCGGAATGATAAGCGAAGATGTGATGAATGGTTACATTGTGTATGCGATGGCTGAAGCAGGATATGGAGGTGAGTTGAAAAAAGAAGCAGAAGCTTCTTACGAAACTGCGATGAAAAATAAAGATCCGTATCAGCTGGCTATGAGTGCGAACGCTCTTTACAAACTGAATGACAAAAACGCAGACAAGGTGATGGAAGAACTTTTATCTAAACAAAATAAAGACGGAAGTTTTGACGGCACTACTCACTCCATCACCTATTCAACGGGCAACTCTTTAACGATTGAAACCACTTCACTTGCCATCATGGCGATGTTGAAAGATCCGAATCGTCCTACGCAAGCGACCAACAAAGCAATCGAATCACTTGTGAAAAGCAGAAGCGGATACGGTTCATTCGGAAATACACAAGGAACAGTTCTCGCGCTGAAAGCATTGACCGAATATGCGAAAGCAAACAAGTCCACACCTGAAGACGGAACAGTTCAATTTTATGTGGATGGAAAACAAGTTGCTGAACAATCTTATAAAGCAGGAGAGAAAGACGCAATTGTGCTGGATGGTTTGGAACAGTATATAAAGGAAGGAAAGCACACGCTTAAAGTGAAATACGCGAATGCAAAAAATCCTCTGCCACATTCAGTTGCTGTAAGTTGGAGCACTTCGCTTCCAAACAGCGATACAGAATGCAAAGTGGATTTGCAAACTAAATTGGCAAGCAAGTCGGCAAATCAAGGTGAAACAATTCGTCTCACTGCAGAAATAAAAAACAAAACTTCTGATGAATTGCCAAGCCCGATTGCGATTATCGGAATTCCAGCAGGACTTTCTTTACAACCTTGGCAGTTAAAAGAAATGCAGGAGAAAAAAATGTTTGACTACTATGAAGTAATCGGAAGCAACCTCATCCTCTACTACCGCGGAATGGGTCCGAAAGAAGAAAAGGTGATCAACCTTGATCTGAAAGCGGATATCCCTGGCGAGTATGAAGCCCCTGCATCCTCTGCTTATCTCTATTACACCAATGAATACAAAACATGGGATGCCGGTGGCAAGGTAGTTGTTAAAAAGCAAGCATAAGAAACCAAACCCCAACCCTGAAGGGAGTAAATACAAACTCCCTTTAGGAAATGGGAAAAAATAAAAAAACAATGAAAACACTTTTTTCTCCCTTTAGGGTCGGGGCAAAACTTCTTCTCACCGCACTCGCACTTCCTATAGGAATCTTTGCACAGGGACCAAACACGAACATTAATCCGCCTCCGCAAATACAAAATGTAAATTATATTAATCTAATTGATGAAAACAATAATTCACTCGGAAATGCTTCCGGAAAAATAAATGATGACATAAATCCAATTCAAACAAATATTGCGATTCAACAACAGGCAAATCCTCCAGCGCAGGTTCAGCAACAATCATCAGGAAGTATATTCGGTTCTGAAGACAATAATCAGTCAAAAACTACCGGATGCAATGACTGTGATGCGGTAAAGCAAGCTATTAAAGCGTCTCACGCTTCATCTGGCGGGAATTACCACAAAAAATCTTTCGGCATGAAGCGATGGTCAAGGACTTTTTCGGGAAAGATGAACATGAAAATGAAAAAAATGTTCACGAAAAAGTACAAAGCGAAAACTTCTTACGCTCTCTGCTTCAATTGGCATTAACATTGGCTCGTTGATAAATCTGACCACACCTTAGACCAAACGCCTGTTTATTTCGTCTAACATTGTAGATTAAACGTCCAATAAGCAAACTATTTAGGGCTGAGAGTCGTTAAGAGTATATGAAGCGATGCGTATATATATGTATAACCGCGGCTGGAATGTTTCTTTCAGAGATTTCTTCCGCCCAATCTGACCCAATTTCAAAAGACAGTTCCGCAATAATTTTTGCGGATGATCCAATCGCTTCCATGCTGGATAGCTTGTCGCGCGTGATGTATTTTGACAAATCAACGCTTGAGATAACTCCGAACAAATATCATTTCCCGATTGATTCTGTTCCTAATTATTCTGATTCGATTTACGCCATGCGCCTTGCGAAACTGGATGCTGAATCTCCGTTTGATCTGATTTATAACAACGCAGTGAGAAGTTACATTGAACTCTACGCGGTTAGAAAACGAGCCATGGTATCGCGCATGCTGGGAATGTCAAAAATGTATTTTCCTATCATTGAAGAAATTCTTGACAGGAAAAAAATTCCGCTTGAGCTGAAATATCTTGCCATTGTTGAATCCGCCTTAAACCCCATGGCGCGCTCACGCGCTGGGGCAGTGGGCTTGTGGCAATTCATGTACGGAACAGGAAAAATGCAGGGATTGAAAATTTCTTCTTACTTAGATGAACGTTCTGATCCTTACAAATCCACAGAAGCTGCCTGCGACTATTTACAATTTCTCTATGATATGTTTGGCGACTGGCAGATGGTACTTGCTGC
It includes:
- a CDS encoding NAD-dependent epimerase/dehydratase family protein; the encoded protein is MTSSEKILVIGSSGQIGTELTEKLQEIYGTGNVIASDIKKPFNYKGVFEELDILDEARLKEVVADHSITQVYLLAALLSATAEKNPQFAWKLNMNSLFNVLELAKEKKIKKIYWPSSIAVFGPSTPKENVPQYSIMEPATVYGISKLAGERWCEYYFKKYGVDVRSLRYPGLISYKSPPGGGTTDYAVDIFYQATLKGRYECFLSENSYLPMMYMPDAIRAAIELMETDSSNVEVRSSYNISAMSFSPKEIASEIKKHFPEFSIGYTPDFRQKIADSWPKSIDDSKARNDWKWSHKYSLNETVKDMLENLSVSISKK
- a CDS encoding toxin-antitoxin system YwqK family antitoxin; this translates as MKQFLLLIFTCQVALAQSVNSDTLNQIDPSTGFKQGYWIVYNSVKKLPAYPAEAKVEEGKFTDSKKIGIWKMYFPSGILKSEITYTDNRPKGYAKMYYESGKLQEEGNWENNRWVGDYKSYYDNGQTFYNFKYTNTGKREGKQEYFYDNGQVMMTGEMKDGKEAGIWEEHYENGDLRAKKSFNDGTLDAENTEVYAPKQPLPPKKEEVSKEPPKIADANTEKPNAAQKPFDGNGYSKLFFTGGRISKDGEFKNYRLIDGKDYVYNTDGILERIAVYKAGKYVGDAPIEEKDK
- a CDS encoding cysteine--tRNA ligase, encoding MALQQIEIYNTLTRKKEKFTPLNPPFVGMYVCGPTVYDYVHLGNCRTFMSFDLIYRYLVYSGYKVRYVRNITDAGHLEGDRDEGGDKFTKMAKLEQVEPMEIVQKYTLGFHEVMRLFNTRSPSIEPTATGHISEQIEMTKQIIESGLGYESNGTVYFDVEKYSTKNNYGALSNRKQEELLEGTRELGGQDEKKGRLDFALWIKAKPEHIMRWPSPWGWGFPGWHIECSAMSAKYLGTTFDIHGGGMDLIATHHTNEIAQSQACNHCEPVKYWMHTNMLTVNGVRMSKSAGNGFLPMELFTGNHRLLTRGYSPMTVRFFMLQTHYRSTLDFSNEALQASEKGFDKLMNAIKTLDTLKPSDKSTSDIKALQTKCYEAMNDDFNSPILIANLFEGVRIINSVNDGKEEISKSDLELLKKIFNEFVFDVMGLQQEQSSTNNDELTKNLMGLIVEIRNEAKAKKDFQTSDKLRDGLAKSKIIIKDTKYGTTWEKEK
- a CDS encoding M28 family peptidase, producing MGKRKIISVKQIIRFTAYLLFLTSCFFSACSGDTTIDDNNHTDANNNTSVFPPAPIFNEDSAYAFVKEQVDFGPRVPGTASHAKCAEYLVSKLKSYGLETQIQNGNITTYDGKKFNLKNIIASYKPEITNRILLLSHWDTRPFADQDSINKDKPADGADDGASGVGVLLEIAHQFSISKPDVGIDILLDDLEDYGKENDNGENTWALGTQYWTKNPHKIGYKAEYGILLDMVGAKNATFPREGLSRESAPYVVKKIWNKASRLNYLKYFVFDDIHEITDDHTYIISGANIPCVDIVNWDFNIGNFPYYHHRHSDNMNIIDKGTLKAVGQTVLEVLWEEQKPKP
- a CDS encoding tetratricopeptide repeat protein, which encodes MKEGTNIFAHTDCLSEEMLTKYISDKLSSAEKHEVEKHLIDCEMCSDAVEGWQMIYDKKKISNITSELNQKIQTRIDAKEEKKEVKIIFLRQYRTQLAVAASILLVVGLVWFFKSNVSMKEMDNAEAEKMFAEKFSPPPADLDNEATTGKEQSEPDSKNPVTTAQDPTPLNNISLEEAQKKSLPAESPSFSSVEGAKSGKDIAEEKHLGLAENKMEDVPVQNADQLRKGIVAKKSEEKEDKNYWRYKEAETTPKGNVTTKSEVTVQTRDEDGVKDEKDQTILLSKEVSKNQNEFESLKEKDKKADETKKPQSTTVNTEVVTATGASSVSANQPVQDKSSALMQDNKKTMDDRERNDANAVNRAQEGQGDVLAYESGKKTKEEKSGGKGKEDKSPKKKISSGYYDMKTSTSAPMPETQSQTKATKTEVGAEINGKLDSVAVGGTFGTILSADGLIAIDSAMIKYDKQDYGGAVNDFEQTLKQNPNDEKALFYSAVSYMSLGQTDKALVNLNKILANKNSKYYEDAQWYSSLAYIKNNDTKNARMNLIPLQNNSKSKYQKQADETLREIMK
- a CDS encoding sigma-70 family RNA polymerase sigma factor yields the protein MASSYNIKDCSDSELVQKFRDSRDNAIVGELFQRYTHLVFGVCMKYLKDEDEAKDGVMQIFEKILTDLHRHKVENFKGWLYMVAKNHCLMYFRSKKIHVELPRHLTGDFGDNHSDDETSFGNDDGVPVELTSSLHHNGEDKEKQLTLMESAIKELKEGQKICIELFYLQEKSYEEVAKMTGYTMKEVKSYIQNGKRNLKILMTTKSVGNWQKNKK